The genomic segment TCCGCTTGCCTTGAACCGGGTCGTAGATGATTTGCTGCCTTCGGGCAATTGGAAATGGATTTTATGGGCCTGTGTAGGCTTGATTGGCATTTATATTGTAAGTGCGTTTCTCCATTATGTGGTGACGTATTGGGGGCATAAGCTGGGCATTCAGATTGAGTCGGATATGCGCAGCAGGCTGTTTAACCACATTCAGAAGCTATCATTCCGTTTCTTCGACAATAATAAGACGGGGCATCTTGTCTCTCGTATGACGAATGACCTGATGGATATCGGGGAAATTGCCCACCACGGGCCGGAGGATATGTTTATTGCAGTTATGACGCTGTTTGGCGCATTCGGGCTCATGCTGACCATTAACTGGAAGCTGGCGGTGCTGACCTTTATTATTATTCCGCTGATGGTCTACCTGTCGCTGTATTTCAGCCGCAAAATGTCCAAGGCGTTCCGTCGGATGTTTTCCGATATTGCCGACTATAATGCCCGCGTTGAAAATACAGTAAGCGGCATTCGCGTCGTTCAAGCTTTCTCCAACGAGAAGCATGAAGTGAATCAATTTGAAGTGAACAATGGCCGTTTTCTGCAAACGAAGCTGGTCGCTTACCGCGTTATGGCTTGGAACTCATCGATCAGCTACATACTGATGAAATTCGTTTCCTTGTTTGTACTCGCTTGCGGTACATGGTTCGTTATTCAAGGTCAAATGACGTTCGGGGAATTTATGGCATTTGTCCTGCTTTCGAATGTGTTTCTAGGCCCAATTGAAAAAATCAACTCGGTTATTGAGACGTATCCGAAGGGAATTGCCGGCTTCAAGCGTTATTTGGAGCTGCTCGAGACGGAGCCGGACATTGAGGATGCGCCGGATGCGAAGCCGATTAGCCGCCTGGAAGGAGAAATCACATTCCGCGATGTTTCCTTCGGTTATGAGGAAGGCAAATCGATTTTGAATCATATTGATTTGACTGTGAAAACAGGAGAGACGGTAGCTCTTGTTGGACCATCGGGAGCCGGCAAAACGACGATATGCAGCCTGCTGCCGCGCTTCTATGAGGTGACGGGCGGGGCGATTGAGATTGATGGCCTCGATATTCGGAAAATTAAGCTCGATTCGCTGCGCGGCCAAATCGGTATCGTCCAGCAGGATGTGTTCTTGTTTGATGGCACGATTCGTGAAAATATCGCTTACGGCAAGCTGAATGCCACTGAGGACGAAATTTGGGAGGCGGCTCGCAGAGCGCAGCTGGAGGAGCTTATTCTTTCGCAGGGCCAAGGCCTTGATACGCTTATCGGCGAACGCGGCGTCAAATTGTCTGGCGGACAGAAGCAGCGTCTTTCCATTGCCCGCATGTTCCTGAAAAATCCGCCGATCCTTATTCTTGATGAAGCGACCTCGGCGCTTGATACGGCTACGGAAGCAGCGATTCAGCAGGCGCTGGCTGAGCTGTCCAAAGGGCGCACGACGCTCGTTATTGCGCATCGCCTGGCGACGATCAAGAACGCTGACCGCATCGTGGTCGTTACGGAGGAAGGCATTAAAGAGCAGGGCAGCCATGATGAGCTGCTGGCCATTAAAG from the Paenibacillus sp. BIHB 4019 genome contains:
- a CDS encoding ABC transporter ATP-binding protein, which gives rise to MLRRFFEYYRPYKGLFILDFSCAVFAALLELVFPLALNRVVDDLLPSGNWKWILWACVGLIGIYIVSAFLHYVVTYWGHKLGIQIESDMRSRLFNHIQKLSFRFFDNNKTGHLVSRMTNDLMDIGEIAHHGPEDMFIAVMTLFGAFGLMLTINWKLAVLTFIIIPLMVYLSLYFSRKMSKAFRRMFSDIADYNARVENTVSGIRVVQAFSNEKHEVNQFEVNNGRFLQTKLVAYRVMAWNSSISYILMKFVSLFVLACGTWFVIQGQMTFGEFMAFVLLSNVFLGPIEKINSVIETYPKGIAGFKRYLELLETEPDIEDAPDAKPISRLEGEITFRDVSFGYEEGKSILNHIDLTVKTGETVALVGPSGAGKTTICSLLPRFYEVTGGAIEIDGLDIRKIKLDSLRGQIGIVQQDVFLFDGTIRENIAYGKLNATEDEIWEAARRAQLEELILSQGQGLDTLIGERGVKLSGGQKQRLSIARMFLKNPPILILDEATSALDTATEAAIQQALAELSKGRTTLVIAHRLATIKNADRIVVVTEEGIKEQGSHDELLAIKGVYNRLHKAQFGA